The Propionispora vibrioides genome segment CTTTTCTAATCCCACCGCCTTTCTGATGGGGCGGTTTTTACCGGAACGATATAAGCCCGGCTATTATGAGGCGGTGAATTGCAGCACCATGGCGCCGCTCATGTGCTTCTTTCCCCATGTCAATCCGGCCGAACTGTATGCCTGGTTAGGCGTAGCCGACGGAGTCATGAAGCTCGGGCTACCCATCGGGCCGCTGGCGGTCAGCGTCTTTTTCCTGGCCATGTTTACCACGACGTTAAAAGCCTTTGTCGTGGAAAAGATTGCCCATGCGTTAGCACGCAAGAAAGGCCTCGACTGGGGCAAGCTGGAGGCCCGGAAGCTAGGACAGCCTATGGAGGAACCTTTGCTGTAAAATCAACATAAAACAATAGAGGGGGTTCAACCTGTGAATCAACCAATTGTAGCTATTTCTCCCGGCCCACGGGGCTGGGGTGTACCGGTAGAAGTTCAGATTAAGGACAAGCGCCGGAAGATTGTCTGCATTACCGGCGGCGGCATTCATCCGGTGGCCCAGCGGATTGCCGAACTGTCCGGCGGCGAAGCGGTGGATGGGTTTTCTACCATTGTACCCGATGCCGAGACCGCCTGCGTGGTCGTCAACTGCGGCGGCACGCTACGCTTAGGGATTTTCCCGAAGAAGGGTCTGAAAACAGTAAATATCAATCCGGTCAGTCCGTCGGGGCCGTTTGCTGCCTATATTAAACCCGGTATCTATGTATCGGCGGTCGGACTGGACCAGGTACAAATCAAGAAGGAGGAAACCCCATGAGCCAGAACTTTATTTTGTCGCTCTCTTCCGTGATTGGCCGGGTGGTTAGCACCTTCGTCCAGGCGGGACGGGAGTCGGTTAAACTCATGCTTAGCACGGTCCTGCCGTTTATGGTGTTCGTCAGTGCCATTGTCGGCATCATTATGGGCAGCGGCCTCGGTCAGCGCATTGCCGACGGACTAGCCGCCTTAGCGGGTAACCCCTGGGGCCTCTTGGCCTTGGGTATGGTATCGGCCATTCCGGTACTGTCACCGATCTTAGGACCGGGGGCGGTCATCCCACAGACCATCGGTGTCTTAGTGGGAACCTTGATCGCCAGCGGCAAGATTCCGCCGCATCTGGCGTTACCGGCGCTGTTTGCCATTCACCAGCCGGTGGGAGCCGACTTTATTCCCGTGGGCTTAAGTTTAACGGAAGCCGAACCGGAAACCGCCGAAGTCGGCGTTCCGGCGGTGCTCTATGCCAAGTTTTTAGTCGCACCAATTGAAGTAGGGGCCGCCTTAGCCGTCAGCTTCTTTATTTATCAGTAAGGGAAGGAGAGTCAGACATGGATATCTACCGCACGACCATTGAGTCTATCGGCCCCTATGCCTTGGACTTTCTCGAAACCGACGTACTGATCACCTTTTACCCTCATGCCCCGGAAGGATTAAGGGATTACTGCCTGATTCTAACTCCGGCGGAGTTAGTGACAGACATTCAAGTGGGAGATTACCTGCGGCTGGGCGAAACACGCTATCCCGTGACCGCCGTAGGTCCTGTCGCCAGTGAGAACCTGCGCAATCTGGGACATATCTCGCTGCGCTTTGATGGGGCCATCACCACTCCCTGGGCTGGCAGCATCCATCTGGCGGGTGACAAACCTAGGGCAGCGAGTGCAGGAGAGATGCTGGCTATTGAGCGGGAAGCGTAGAGGAGGGCAGCGGCATGGACAGCCTGAGTCTGGAAGCCCTGCTGGTCTATCTCTTCATCCTTATCCTGTTGCAGGGGCTGCTTGGGATCTACCAACTGAAAAAGATCACCCGTACGCTGGGCCGACTACAAAAATTAGGTATTTGCGGCTGTGGTATG includes the following:
- the srlA gene encoding PTS glucitol/sorbitol transporter subunit IIC, producing the protein MDFLVAAGESFIKLINTGGETLVGMITGILPAALIALTIMNTIIALVGQDRIEGLAQRLAGKQILVRYLFLPYLSAFFFSNPTAFLMGRFLPERYKPGYYEAVNCSTMAPLMCFFPHVNPAELYAWLGVADGVMKLGLPIGPLAVSVFFLAMFTTTLKAFVVEKIAHALARKKGLDWGKLEARKLGQPMEEPLL
- a CDS encoding PTS sorbitol transporter subunit IIB, with protein sequence MSQNFILSLSSVIGRVVSTFVQAGRESVKLMLSTVLPFMVFVSAIVGIIMGSGLGQRIADGLAALAGNPWGLLALGMVSAIPVLSPILGPGAVIPQTIGVLVGTLIASGKIPPHLALPALFAIHQPVGADFIPVGLSLTEAEPETAEVGVPAVLYAKFLVAPIEVGAALAVSFFIYQ
- a CDS encoding PTS glucitol/sorbitol transporter subunit IIA, producing the protein MDIYRTTIESIGPYALDFLETDVLITFYPHAPEGLRDYCLILTPAELVTDIQVGDYLRLGETRYPVTAVGPVASENLRNLGHISLRFDGAITTPWAGSIHLAGDKPRAASAGEMLAIEREA